A genomic region of Thermodesulfovibrio aggregans contains the following coding sequences:
- a CDS encoding Slp family lipoprotein, translating to MLNIKEHIDFLKKLLQSHFTKTLALIFLFLFGCASLPKPLQDIPALRDVPFRVVKENPDKYRDVSLLWGGKITNCSNTQEGTVFEILYLPLDREGYPEERDDSEGRFIVISKNFLDCAVYSKGRLLTVVGKFKGLKEGKIDTMPYSFPFIEAQATYLWKKRHREYYWHPSLWFWYGYPPWYFEYGPRWW from the coding sequence ATGCTGAATATCAAAGAACATATAGACTTTTTAAAGAAACTCTTGCAAAGTCATTTTACTAAAACTCTGGCATTAATATTTTTATTTTTGTTCGGTTGTGCGAGTTTACCAAAACCCCTGCAGGATATTCCTGCATTAAGAGATGTGCCATTCAGAGTTGTTAAAGAGAATCCTGATAAATACAGAGATGTTTCTCTTTTATGGGGTGGTAAAATCACAAATTGCTCCAATACTCAGGAGGGAACGGTCTTTGAAATTCTCTATTTACCTCTTGACAGAGAGGGTTATCCAGAGGAGCGGGATGATTCAGAAGGAAGATTTATCGTAATTTCAAAAAATTTCCTTGACTGTGCAGTTTATTCAAAGGGAAGGCTTTTAACAGTAGTGGGTAAATTTAAAGGGCTAAAAGAGGGTAAAATTGATACGATGCCCTATAGTTTTCCTTTTATTGAAGCTCAGGCAACATATCTATGGAAAAAAAGACATAGAGAATACTACTGGCATCCTTCTTTATGGTTCTGGTATGGCTATCCTCCCTGGTATTTTGAATACGGACCCAGATGGTGGTGA
- the fliQ gene encoding flagellar biosynthesis protein FliQ, translating to MTVEFLNYISKQTFETILLVGGPVLFVSLIVGLLIGLFQAITQLQEMTISFVPKVIAVFLTILLTIPWIVNIMTKFTRGIFENLPLYVK from the coding sequence ATGACGGTAGAGTTTTTAAACTACATATCAAAGCAAACTTTTGAAACAATACTTTTAGTTGGTGGTCCTGTTCTTTTTGTAAGTTTAATTGTAGGTCTTTTGATTGGTCTATTTCAGGCAATAACTCAGTTACAGGAGATGACCATAAGCTTTGTCCCAAAAGTTATAGCTGTGTTTTTAACAATACTTCTTACTATTCCATGGATTGTCAATATAATGACAAAGTTTACAAGAGGAATTTTTGAAAATCTTCCACTGTATGTAAAATGA
- the fliN gene encoding flagellar motor switch protein FliN, translated as MEEQEIKQQDMEEYSEEELDMAKALEMEKKQKVQTPKIDEFTPTEEKPKIRDIEFILDIPLELTVVIGSTRILVQELLQLTQGSVVALDKLAGEPMEVYVNGKLIGRGEVVVVNEKFGIRITDIISPQERVKQLG; from the coding sequence ATGGAAGAACAAGAGATTAAACAGCAGGATATGGAGGAATACTCTGAAGAAGAGCTTGATATGGCAAAAGCTCTTGAGATGGAGAAAAAGCAAAAGGTGCAAACTCCAAAGATAGATGAATTTACTCCAACGGAAGAAAAACCTAAGATAAGAGATATAGAGTTCATTCTTGATATTCCCCTTGAGCTAACAGTTGTTATTGGCTCAACAAGAATTCTCGTTCAGGAACTTCTTCAGCTAACACAGGGTTCTGTAGTAGCTCTTGATAAACTTGCAGGAGAGCCAATGGAAGTTTATGTTAATGGAAAGCTTATTGGAAGAGGAGAGGTTGTTGTAGTTAATGAAAAATTCGGCATTAGAATAACTGATATTATAAGTCCACAGGAAAGAGTAAAACAGCTTGGATGA
- the fliP gene encoding flagellar type III secretion system pore protein FliP (The bacterial flagellar biogenesis protein FliP forms a type III secretion system (T3SS)-type pore required for flagellar assembly.): protein MEYFKIIASLLLIIAAVYMVLRLMKNKINSGKGFIQVIYYQPIGYKKGIGVVKAFDEYLLVGISENGINLISKLDSSKIKTIFEDNSEERKTVWQKIFKGGLLSLFVVLLPHFSFAAPQQPAGGGLFGFSSAVDLLVFITLLSFLPAILIMMTSFTRIVIVLSLLRQALGTPAVPPNQVIIGLALFLTLFIMSPTIDRVYNEAYVPLSKKEITMEEAINRASVPFKEFMLKQTREKDLALFLKLSKTEVKPATPMDLPMKIVVPAFALGELKRAFEIGFLIFLPFLVIDIVVASILLSMGMFMVPPVMISMPFKILLFVLVDGWQLIIGSLAGGFK, encoded by the coding sequence ATGGAGTATTTCAAAATTATAGCATCCTTATTATTAATTATCGCTGCTGTTTATATGGTTCTTAGATTGATGAAAAATAAAATAAATTCAGGTAAGGGATTTATTCAGGTTATTTACTATCAGCCAATAGGTTATAAAAAGGGCATTGGAGTTGTGAAAGCCTTTGATGAGTATCTTCTTGTTGGAATCTCGGAAAATGGAATTAATCTCATAAGCAAGCTTGACTCTTCAAAGATTAAAACAATTTTTGAAGACAACTCTGAGGAAAGAAAAACTGTGTGGCAGAAAATTTTTAAAGGAGGATTATTGAGTCTTTTTGTTGTTTTATTGCCTCATTTCTCTTTTGCAGCTCCTCAACAACCAGCTGGTGGTGGGCTTTTTGGATTTTCATCAGCCGTTGATCTTTTAGTTTTTATAACACTTCTAAGTTTTTTGCCAGCCATACTTATAATGATGACATCCTTTACAAGAATTGTTATTGTTCTCTCTTTGCTAAGACAGGCTTTAGGAACACCTGCAGTTCCCCCAAATCAGGTAATAATAGGACTTGCCCTTTTTTTAACTCTTTTTATAATGTCTCCAACCATTGATAGGGTTTACAATGAAGCTTATGTTCCTCTTTCAAAAAAAGAGATAACCATGGAAGAGGCAATAAACAGAGCATCAGTTCCTTTTAAAGAATTCATGCTGAAGCAAACAAGGGAAAAGGACCTTGCTTTGTTTCTTAAACTTTCAAAAACAGAGGTTAAACCTGCAACTCCAATGGATTTACCAATGAAGATTGTTGTTCCTGCCTTTGCTCTTGGAGAGTTAAAAAGAGCTTTTGAAATTGGTTTTTTAATCTTTCTCCCCTTTCTTGTTATTGATATTGTTGTGGCAAGCATTTTGCTATCAATGGGTATGTTTATGGTGCCGCCAGTTATGATATCAATGCCTTTTAAGATATTGCTTTTTGTGTTGGTTGATGGCTGGCAGCTCATTATAGGCTCTCTTGCAGGAGGTTTCAAATGA
- the mutL gene encoding DNA mismatch repair endonuclease MutL, which translates to MGKIQILSESIVGKIAAGEVVERPASVVKELIENSIDAGASSISVYIKKSGIAEIKVIDDGEGIGREDVLLAFQRHATSKIKDEKDLVRISSLGFRGEALYSIAQVSKIKITTQHRAENIGTEAYFVAGKLKWQKPAITEGTTIEVSDLFFNTPVRRKFLRSPYTEKANIIEVVQNYCLAFPEISFSLFIDEEEILNLPESETNYERICQIFGLETAETLKIKAISEGDYKVEIFWGEGLKGRYKVFVNRRYVREQSIVNSIYKAFQLQQPQFIIFITLPPQDVDFNVHPAKTMVRFANPQKIHNLIFKVAEQKHISTSSMVAEESSHWEVIPVSNEQIPIFLTEPVFNREPEFLTLGNSIVVIKETDGVIFLDYHAAHERINFEKILNGMKEMVVRLVFPVIVDLAAEEYILIKENLSTLDDLGIEIDDFGKNSIIVRALPDIIQKGDIAGIIKNIAYAIKEDIGKVDFTDLKRKIAATIACHHSLRAHDKINSIEIKTLLQELEKTSDPEHCPHGRPIKKYFPIDEIKKWFLR; encoded by the coding sequence ATGGGAAAAATTCAAATACTTTCTGAAAGCATTGTAGGAAAAATTGCCGCAGGAGAGGTTGTTGAAAGACCTGCAAGTGTTGTAAAAGAACTTATTGAAAACTCAATAGATGCTGGAGCAAGCTCAATCTCTGTTTACATTAAAAAGTCTGGTATTGCTGAGATAAAGGTAATTGATGATGGAGAAGGAATTGGCAGAGAAGATGTGTTACTTGCTTTTCAAAGACACGCAACAAGCAAAATAAAAGATGAAAAGGATCTTGTCCGAATTTCTTCACTTGGCTTTAGGGGCGAAGCTCTTTACTCTATTGCACAGGTAAGTAAAATAAAGATTACTACTCAACATAGAGCTGAAAATATAGGTACAGAGGCTTATTTTGTTGCAGGTAAATTAAAATGGCAAAAACCAGCAATTACTGAAGGAACAACAATAGAGGTTTCGGATCTATTTTTTAATACTCCTGTAAGAAGAAAGTTTCTCAGATCACCCTACACTGAAAAAGCAAATATTATTGAAGTTGTTCAGAATTACTGCCTTGCTTTCCCAGAAATTTCCTTTTCTTTATTTATTGATGAAGAAGAGATTTTAAATCTTCCAGAGTCAGAAACGAACTATGAGAGGATATGTCAGATTTTTGGTTTGGAGACTGCTGAAACTCTTAAAATTAAGGCGATTTCAGAGGGTGACTATAAAGTTGAAATTTTTTGGGGTGAAGGACTTAAGGGAAGGTACAAAGTTTTTGTAAATAGAAGATATGTAAGAGAGCAGTCAATTGTAAATAGCATATATAAAGCCTTTCAGTTACAGCAACCACAGTTTATTATTTTTATAACTTTACCTCCACAGGATGTGGATTTCAATGTTCATCCAGCTAAAACCATGGTTAGATTTGCAAATCCACAAAAAATTCATAATCTAATTTTTAAAGTAGCAGAACAAAAGCATATATCTACTTCATCCATGGTTGCGGAAGAATCATCTCATTGGGAGGTTATTCCAGTTTCTAATGAGCAAATTCCTATATTTCTCACAGAACCAGTCTTTAATAGAGAACCTGAGTTTTTAACTCTTGGCAATTCCATTGTAGTGATCAAAGAGACTGATGGTGTGATTTTTCTTGACTATCATGCAGCTCATGAAAGAATAAACTTTGAAAAAATTTTAAATGGAATGAAAGAGATGGTTGTAAGACTCGTTTTTCCTGTTATTGTAGATCTTGCTGCTGAAGAGTATATTTTAATAAAAGAGAACCTCTCTACTCTTGATGATCTTGGTATTGAGATTGATGACTTTGGTAAAAACTCAATAATAGTAAGAGCTTTGCCAGATATTATTCAAAAGGGTGATATAGCAGGAATAATTAAAAATATTGCATATGCTATTAAAGAAGACATTGGTAAAGTTGATTTTACTGATTTAAAAAGAAAAATTGCAGCCACCATTGCATGTCATCACTCTCTCAGAGCACATGATAAAATCAACTCTATAGAAATAAAAACTTTACTGCAGGAGCTTGAAAAAACCTCTGATCCTGAACACTGTCCTCATGGAAGACCTATAAAAAAATATTTTCCCATAGATGAGATAAAAAAGTGGTTTTTAAGATAG
- a CDS encoding flagellar basal body-associated FliL family protein: MPKEKASTANNETEGKEQAEKPKKKSKLLIIIVALVVLLGGAAGAYFFLLNKPASQQTKTATEKESQGVNFALEPFVVNLMDQGGSKYLKVSIQLELSDAKLSEQAKNKTPQIRDAIITLLTNKTSDELITPEGKLLLKDEIKQRVSQILGENAVKNVYLTDFVMQ, encoded by the coding sequence ATGCCAAAGGAAAAAGCAAGCACCGCTAATAATGAAACTGAAGGGAAGGAACAGGCAGAGAAACCAAAGAAAAAAAGTAAATTACTAATAATTATCGTTGCTTTAGTTGTTCTATTAGGTGGTGCAGCAGGAGCTTATTTTTTTCTATTGAATAAACCTGCTTCTCAGCAAACTAAAACTGCCACTGAAAAAGAATCTCAGGGTGTAAACTTTGCTCTTGAACCTTTTGTTGTTAATCTCATGGATCAGGGTGGAAGTAAGTATCTTAAAGTTTCAATTCAGCTTGAACTCTCTGATGCAAAACTCTCTGAACAGGCAAAGAATAAAACACCCCAGATAAGAGATGCCATTATAACTCTTTTAACGAATAAGACTTCCGATGAGTTGATTACTCCAGAGGGAAAACTACTTCTTAAGGATGAGATCAAACAGAGAGTGAGTCAGATTCTTGGTGAGAATGCTGTTAAAAATGTTTATCTTACAGATTTTGTGATGCAGTAA
- the fliM gene encoding flagellar motor switch protein FliM: protein MAGEEILSQEEIDALLKGIAGGEVETETAETPSGIRPYDFTSQEKIVRGKMPSLDIINERLARSFRISLSSDIRKIVEIVNVNVNITKFYDFLRSVPFPSSLNIIKLEPLRGFSLVVFDAPMIFSLIEFYFGGSGKGYYKPEGREFTPIEQRIIHKVVMMFLEAMEEAWKPVFPVKPQYIRSEMNPQFVTIVTPVDVVIETEFKIEIETRECRIMVCIPYSSVEPIKEKLYSAFLADRDEVDMKWIGRLKSQIKQSPVKLEGVLGKVTIDFNTLLNLKAGDIITLQKRVDEDVDVLVEGVKKFRGKLGTFKGNYAIKITGEA from the coding sequence ATGGCTGGCGAAGAGATTTTATCTCAAGAAGAAATTGATGCCCTGCTAAAAGGCATTGCAGGAGGAGAAGTAGAGACTGAGACAGCAGAAACTCCTTCGGGGATAAGGCCCTATGATTTTACTTCCCAGGAGAAAATTGTTCGTGGTAAGATGCCCTCTCTTGATATTATTAATGAGCGTCTTGCAAGATCCTTTAGAATATCCCTCTCTTCAGACATAAGAAAAATTGTAGAAATTGTCAATGTAAATGTTAACATTACGAAGTTTTATGACTTTCTACGCTCTGTTCCCTTTCCTTCAAGTTTGAACATTATAAAGCTTGAACCTCTGAGAGGTTTTAGCCTTGTTGTTTTTGATGCACCGATGATTTTCAGTTTAATTGAGTTTTATTTTGGAGGTTCTGGTAAAGGATATTATAAACCTGAAGGAAGAGAGTTTACTCCAATTGAGCAGAGAATCATTCACAAAGTTGTAATGATGTTTCTTGAAGCTATGGAAGAAGCATGGAAACCGGTATTCCCGGTAAAACCTCAATATATTCGGAGTGAGATGAATCCACAGTTTGTTACTATTGTAACTCCTGTAGATGTGGTTATAGAGACAGAGTTTAAGATAGAAATTGAAACAAGAGAGTGTAGAATTATGGTTTGTATTCCCTATTCTTCTGTGGAACCTATAAAAGAAAAACTTTATAGTGCTTTTCTTGCTGACAGGGATGAAGTGGATATGAAGTGGATAGGAAGACTAAAAAGTCAGATAAAACAATCTCCTGTTAAATTAGAAGGAGTTTTAGGCAAGGTAACAATAGATTTTAACACTCTATTAAATCTTAAAGCAGGTGACATAATAACTCTTCAAAAAAGAGTGGACGAAGATGTAGATGTGCTTGTTGAGGGTGTAAAAAAGTTCAGAGGTAAACTCGGCACTTTTAAAGGAAATTATGCAATAAAAATAACAGGGGAGGCATAG